The following proteins come from a genomic window of Candidatus Eisenbacteria bacterium:
- a CDS encoding MBL fold metallo-hydrolase: MASTLQVTVLGSGDAFGAGGRLHSAYLVEGPGATFLVDCGGTVLHGLRRFGIEPGRIDFVLLSHLHGDHFGGVPFLFMDYLYVSDRQRPLAVYGPPGTERRVRALFSALYERQSGEPLPFRVSYAELPASATTMIQGVKVESFVVPHVSELVCYGYRLTIGGKTIVYSGDTGWTDEFIARTSGADLFICECSTFETHLDIHVSYPEIAARAAELRCRRLVLSHLGAETLRHRGDITLEVAEDGLVIPL; this comes from the coding sequence ATGGCGTCGACTCTGCAAGTGACCGTGCTCGGATCGGGCGACGCCTTCGGCGCGGGCGGGCGGCTACACAGCGCGTATCTTGTCGAAGGCCCTGGCGCCACGTTCCTGGTCGACTGCGGGGGCACGGTGCTGCACGGCCTGCGCCGCTTCGGGATCGAGCCCGGGCGCATCGACTTCGTACTGCTCTCCCACCTGCACGGCGATCATTTCGGCGGGGTGCCGTTCCTGTTCATGGACTATCTCTACGTGAGCGACCGGCAGCGGCCGCTCGCCGTCTACGGGCCGCCGGGCACCGAACGCCGCGTGCGGGCGCTCTTCTCGGCGCTCTACGAGCGCCAGAGTGGCGAGCCGCTGCCGTTCCGCGTTTCGTATGCGGAGCTGCCCGCGTCCGCGACGACGATGATCCAAGGTGTGAAGGTGGAGTCCTTCGTCGTGCCGCACGTGAGCGAGCTCGTGTGCTACGGCTATCGGCTCACGATCGGCGGCAAGACGATCGTCTACTCGGGTGACACCGGATGGACGGACGAGTTCATCGCGCGCACGAGCGGCGCGGACCTCTTCATCTGCGAGTGCTCGACGTTCGAGACGCACCTCGACATCCACGTGTCCTATCCCGAGATCGCCGCCCGCGCCGCCGAGCTGCGCTGTCGCCGGCTCGTGCTATCTCACCTCGGGGCCGAGACGTTGCGGCACCGTGGCGACATCACGCTCGAGGTCGCGGAGGACG